A genomic stretch from Microbacterium proteolyticum includes:
- the dprA gene encoding DNA-processing protein DprA: MPLDASSAAQALSGVHRATGTSAEEAYARAVWSVLVEPGDGVAGALVSAYGAAEALRLAPEIDDPEVRKARARWMPRLQPSAVGAAIDAARRCGASLVVPGDRDWPVRFDDLDAHAPIALWRRGASAHAESPAVALVGARASTAYGEGVAADLAADLAAAGVAVVSGAAYGIDGACHRAALSAGGATVAFLAGGVDRAYPRGHEGLLTRIAETGAVWSETPCGAAPTKWRFLARNRLIAAMADAVVVVEAGWRSGSLNTAAHAATLGRALGAVPGPVTSAASAGCHRVLREFDGVCVTSSADVLEMLGAASPGPPAGEQGRTDETTRLLDALSPRSGRSTDEVARRSGLAPDEAAILLGFAELEGRVMRDDDGGWRTVGRDRSTRRRTG; the protein is encoded by the coding sequence ATCCCTCTCGACGCGTCTTCGGCGGCGCAGGCATTGAGCGGCGTGCACCGCGCGACGGGAACCTCCGCCGAGGAGGCCTACGCCCGTGCGGTCTGGAGCGTCCTCGTCGAACCGGGCGACGGTGTGGCGGGGGCGCTCGTCTCCGCGTACGGCGCGGCCGAGGCCCTCCGACTCGCGCCGGAGATCGACGACCCGGAGGTTCGCAAGGCTCGGGCTCGGTGGATGCCACGACTCCAGCCCTCGGCGGTCGGCGCCGCGATCGACGCGGCGCGACGATGTGGCGCGTCGCTCGTCGTACCGGGCGACCGCGACTGGCCGGTGCGGTTCGACGACCTCGACGCGCACGCGCCGATCGCCCTGTGGCGGCGGGGAGCGTCTGCGCACGCCGAATCTCCGGCCGTCGCCCTCGTGGGAGCTCGCGCGTCGACCGCTTACGGCGAGGGGGTCGCCGCCGACCTGGCGGCCGACCTCGCGGCGGCGGGCGTCGCGGTCGTCTCCGGTGCGGCCTACGGCATCGACGGCGCCTGTCACCGCGCGGCCCTGTCGGCGGGTGGCGCCACCGTCGCCTTCCTCGCCGGCGGTGTCGATCGCGCCTATCCCCGAGGCCACGAGGGCCTGCTCACGCGGATCGCCGAGACCGGGGCGGTCTGGAGCGAGACGCCGTGCGGCGCTGCGCCGACGAAGTGGCGCTTCCTGGCCCGCAACCGGCTGATCGCCGCGATGGCCGACGCGGTCGTCGTCGTCGAAGCGGGCTGGCGCAGCGGGTCGTTGAACACCGCCGCTCATGCCGCCACGCTGGGTCGCGCGCTGGGCGCCGTTCCGGGGCCGGTGACCAGCGCCGCCTCGGCGGGATGCCACCGGGTACTCCGTGAGTTCGACGGCGTGTGCGTGACCTCGTCAGCGGATGTGCTCGAAATGCTCGGTGCGGCGAGTCCTGGGCCGCCTGCGGGGGAGCAGGGCCGCACCGACGAGACCACGAGACTGCTGGACGCCCTGTCGCCCCGCAGCGGACGCTCGACGGACGAAGTCGCCCGCCGTAGTGGGCTCGCGCCGGACGAGGCGGCGATCCTGCTGGGTTTCGCCGAGCTGGAGGGCCGCGTGATGCGAGACGACGACGGAGGGTGGCGCACGGTCGGGCGTGACCGGTCGACTCGGCGCCGGACGGGGTAG
- a CDS encoding YraN family protein, whose translation MAAKDDLGRAGEDRAVAYLAGDGYRIIARNWRCTQGEIDIVAERDGTLVVVEVKTRRTEDFGHPFEAIDKRKATRLWRLALAWLAAHPDLARGRQLRVDAIGLTGPDPATARLEHLEDAL comes from the coding sequence ATGGCAGCGAAAGACGACCTCGGCAGGGCCGGGGAGGACCGCGCCGTCGCCTATCTGGCAGGCGACGGCTACCGCATCATCGCCCGCAACTGGCGGTGCACCCAGGGCGAGATCGACATCGTCGCCGAGCGTGACGGCACGCTCGTCGTGGTGGAGGTCAAGACTCGGCGGACGGAGGACTTCGGGCATCCGTTCGAGGCGATCGACAAGCGCAAGGCGACGCGCCTGTGGCGGCTCGCGCTGGCCTGGCTCGCCGCGCACCCCGATCTCGCGCGGGGGCGGCAGCTCCGCGTCGACGCGATCGGACTGACCGGCCCCGACCCGGCTACGGCGCGGCTCGAACACCTCGAAGACGCGCTGTGA
- a CDS encoding DUF2469 family protein — protein sequence MDDDVFEDYDRELELALYREYRDVVRQFTYVIETERRFYLANDVNVVRRDTEHDFYFEISMTDVWVWDIYRADRFVKSVRVLTFKDVNVEELSRHDFQLPDELSLDN from the coding sequence ATGGATGACGACGTCTTCGAGGACTACGACCGCGAACTCGAGCTGGCCCTGTACCGCGAGTATCGCGATGTCGTGCGCCAGTTCACCTACGTGATCGAGACCGAGCGTCGGTTCTATCTCGCGAACGACGTCAACGTCGTGCGCCGCGACACCGAGCACGACTTCTACTTCGAGATCTCGATGACCGACGTGTGGGTGTGGGACATCTACCGCGCCGACCGGTTCGTGAAGTCGGTGCGCGTACTGACGTTCAAAGACGTGAACGTCGAAGAGCTGTCGCGTCACGACTTCCAGCTTCCCGACGAGCTCTCGCTCGACAACTGA
- a CDS encoding ribonuclease HII, translating to MIEPTLTLERRVLKEHAIVIACDEVGRGALAGPVAVGAAVIDPARSRKRVPSGLRDSKLVPEARRPEVAARAAAFVQHSAVGWASSVEIDEIGIIRALGLAAVRAIADLRAHGVVPEEALVILDGNHDYITPAGESGLTVKPIVKADRDCASAAAASVIAKVARDTLMVGLHDDLPAYGWVRNKGYASLDHRDAITMHGMSVHHRHSWAIAAAPTLF from the coding sequence GTGATCGAACCCACCCTCACCCTCGAGCGTCGCGTGCTGAAAGAGCACGCGATCGTCATCGCGTGCGACGAGGTCGGCCGCGGGGCGCTCGCGGGGCCGGTGGCGGTGGGCGCGGCGGTCATCGACCCCGCTCGCTCGCGCAAGCGCGTGCCCTCGGGTCTGCGCGATTCGAAACTGGTGCCGGAGGCGCGCCGGCCCGAGGTCGCCGCGCGGGCGGCGGCGTTCGTGCAGCACAGCGCGGTGGGGTGGGCGAGCTCGGTCGAGATCGACGAGATCGGCATCATCCGGGCCCTCGGTCTCGCCGCCGTTCGCGCGATCGCCGACCTGCGTGCGCACGGCGTGGTGCCCGAAGAGGCGTTGGTCATCCTCGACGGCAACCACGACTACATCACCCCGGCGGGGGAGTCGGGTCTCACGGTGAAGCCCATCGTCAAGGCCGACCGCGACTGCGCGAGTGCGGCGGCGGCATCCGTCATCGCCAAGGTGGCCCGCGACACGCTCATGGTGGGACTGCACGATGACTTGCCCGCCTACGGCTGGGTGCGCAACAAGGGCTACGCGAGCCTGGATCACCGCGACGCGATCACCATGCACGGCATGAGCGTGCACCACCGTCACTCCTGGGCCATCGCGGCGGCGCCGACACTGTTCTGA
- the lepB gene encoding signal peptidase I, translated as MSDMTASTPDATASAAPERRRRGWGAFFRDLVVIILIALLVSFLVKTFVVRSFYIPSASMEDTLLIKDRILVDELTPRFGEYSRGDIVVFRDPGGWLPSSPTEERSPVVEGADWVLSLFGFSAPDSDDHLIKRVIGTAGDHVVCCNALGQTTVNGVPLDETYVRLSPGATAPEPVPYDVTVPEGSLWVLGDNRDSSRDSRYNQSQPSQGFVPVDNVVGRAFLITWPFTRFGAIDFHHEVFAGVPAPGDQ; from the coding sequence ATGAGCGACATGACCGCCTCGACCCCGGATGCCACGGCATCCGCCGCTCCCGAGCGACGACGGCGCGGGTGGGGCGCGTTCTTCCGCGACCTCGTCGTGATCATCCTCATCGCGCTGCTGGTGTCGTTCCTCGTGAAGACGTTCGTCGTCCGTTCGTTCTACATCCCGTCGGCGTCGATGGAGGACACCCTCCTGATCAAGGACCGCATCCTCGTCGATGAGCTGACGCCGCGGTTCGGCGAATACTCCCGGGGAGACATCGTCGTCTTCCGCGATCCGGGCGGCTGGCTGCCGTCGAGCCCCACCGAGGAGCGGTCGCCGGTCGTCGAGGGCGCGGACTGGGTGCTCTCGCTGTTCGGCTTCTCCGCGCCCGACAGCGACGATCACCTCATCAAGCGGGTCATCGGCACGGCGGGCGATCACGTCGTGTGCTGCAATGCGCTCGGACAGACCACCGTGAACGGCGTGCCTCTCGACGAGACGTACGTGCGCCTCTCGCCCGGGGCGACGGCGCCGGAGCCGGTCCCCTATGACGTGACCGTGCCCGAGGGGTCGTTGTGGGTGCTCGGCGACAACCGCGACAGCTCCCGCGACTCGCGCTACAACCAGAGCCAGCCGTCCCAGGGCTTCGTGCCCGTCGACAACGTCGTGGGTCGCGCCTTCCTCATCACGTGGCCCTTCACGCGCTTCGGGGCGATCGACTTCCACCACGAGGTGTTCGCGGGGGTTCCCGCACCGGGAGACCAGTGA
- the rplS gene encoding 50S ribosomal protein L19 produces MQILDSVDAASLRSDIPPFSPGDTVKVHVNITEGNRSRIQVFQGVVIGRSGDGVRETFCVRKVSFQVGVERTFPVHSPVIDHIEVVTRGDVRRAKLYYLRSLRGKKAKIKEKRDR; encoded by the coding sequence ATGCAGATCCTCGACTCCGTCGACGCGGCCTCGCTCCGCTCCGACATCCCCCCCTTCTCGCCCGGTGACACCGTCAAGGTGCACGTGAACATCACCGAGGGCAACCGCTCGCGCATCCAGGTCTTCCAGGGTGTCGTCATCGGTCGCTCGGGCGATGGCGTGCGCGAGACGTTCTGCGTCCGCAAGGTCAGCTTCCAGGTCGGCGTCGAGCGCACCTTCCCGGTCCACAGCCCCGTGATCGACCACATCGAGGTCGTCACCCGCGGTGACGTGCGTCGCGCGAAGCTCTACTACCTCCGCAGCCTCCGCGGCAAGAAGGCCAAGATCAAGGAGAAGCGCGACCGCTGA
- a CDS encoding MFS transporter permease, with amino-acid sequence MVLRRLFLRWLFPAAFVLPLWLFVGWIVFSGGSGWALLWLLVAVPAVFVSQVLLALLIRARASVRETRAVSWRDLAGVGVWHLVIVALGLFDSRVFFPLLVLSIVGALLLFWSSLAQLWNEARGAVTVLHATDGTAYIPSARDRAQEPTGGEVIVVTENRRGDQP; translated from the coding sequence ATGGTGCTGCGCCGATTGTTCCTCCGCTGGTTGTTCCCGGCCGCCTTCGTGCTGCCGCTGTGGCTCTTCGTCGGCTGGATCGTCTTCTCCGGCGGCAGCGGGTGGGCGCTGCTGTGGTTGTTGGTCGCGGTCCCGGCGGTGTTCGTGTCGCAGGTGCTGCTGGCGCTGCTGATCCGGGCGCGGGCGAGCGTGCGCGAGACGCGGGCGGTCTCGTGGCGCGACCTGGCGGGCGTGGGTGTCTGGCACCTCGTCATCGTCGCGTTGGGCCTTTTCGACTCGCGGGTGTTCTTCCCCCTGCTCGTGCTGTCGATCGTGGGCGCCCTGCTGCTGTTCTGGTCGTCGCTCGCGCAGTTGTGGAACGAGGCTCGCGGCGCCGTCACCGTGCTGCACGCGACCGACGGCACGGCGTACATCCCGTCCGCCCGCGACCGTGCGCAGGAGCCGACAGGCGGCGAGGTCATCGTCGTCACCGAGAACCGTCGCGGGGATCAGCCCTGA
- the map gene encoding type I methionyl aminopeptidase produces MIELRTPAEIEAMRPAGRFVAEVLATLRDETKVGTNLLHLDRRAHEMIRAAGAESCYIDYHPSFGASPFGKVLCTSINDAVLHGLPHDYALRDGDLVSLDFAASVDGWVADSAVSFVVGTPREEDLALIDTTQRALAAAIDAATVGHKIGDISAAIAAVARAEGLSINTDFGGHGVGRTMHGDPHVANDGKAGRGYPLRAGLVVALEPWFLHTTDELITDPDGWTLRSADGSRGSHSEHTVAITPDGPIVLTDRSFLGVD; encoded by the coding sequence ATGATCGAACTGCGCACGCCCGCCGAGATCGAAGCGATGCGGCCCGCCGGACGCTTCGTCGCGGAGGTGCTGGCCACGCTGCGCGACGAGACCAAGGTGGGCACCAACCTGCTGCACCTCGACCGCCGGGCGCACGAGATGATCCGCGCCGCCGGCGCCGAGTCCTGCTACATCGACTACCACCCCTCGTTCGGCGCGAGCCCGTTCGGCAAGGTGCTGTGCACGTCCATTAACGACGCGGTCCTGCACGGCCTCCCCCACGACTACGCGCTGCGCGACGGCGACCTCGTCTCGCTCGACTTCGCCGCCTCCGTCGACGGCTGGGTGGCGGACTCCGCGGTGTCGTTCGTCGTCGGCACCCCGCGCGAGGAGGACCTCGCCCTCATCGACACCACCCAGCGGGCCCTCGCGGCGGCGATCGACGCGGCCACCGTGGGTCACAAGATCGGCGACATCTCGGCGGCCATCGCCGCAGTCGCCCGTGCCGAGGGCCTGTCGATCAACACCGATTTCGGTGGCCACGGCGTGGGTCGCACCATGCACGGCGATCCGCACGTCGCCAACGACGGCAAGGCCGGACGCGGATACCCGCTTCGCGCGGGCCTGGTCGTCGCGCTCGAGCCGTGGTTCCTGCACACGACCGACGAACTCATCACCGACCCCGACGGGTGGACCTTGCGCAGCGCCGACGGCTCCCGCGGTTCGCACTCCGAGCACACCGTGGCGATCACGCCCGACGGCCCGATCGTTCTTACCGACCGTTCGTTCCTCGGCGTCGACTGA
- the trmD gene encoding tRNA (guanosine(37)-N1)-methyltransferase TrmD, with protein MRIDIVSIFPTIFDALEVSLLGKARQSGLLDVHVHDLREHTRDRHRTVDDTPYGGGAGMVMKPEPWGEALDGIVRDAPERPVIIFPSPAGERFTQATARELSTASHLVFGCGRYEGIDERVFDYAAELGDVRLISLGDYVLNGGEVAVMAMVEAIGRLIPGVVGNPESLVEESHEDGLLEYPSFTKPAVWREREVPPVLLSGNHGAVAAWRREQQLVRTRERRPDLLPD; from the coding sequence GTGCGCATCGACATCGTGTCGATCTTCCCCACGATCTTCGACGCCCTCGAGGTCTCGCTGCTGGGGAAGGCGCGGCAGAGCGGTCTGCTCGACGTGCACGTGCACGATCTGCGCGAGCACACGCGCGACCGTCACCGTACCGTCGACGACACCCCCTACGGCGGGGGAGCCGGCATGGTGATGAAGCCCGAGCCGTGGGGCGAGGCGTTGGACGGCATCGTGCGTGACGCCCCCGAGCGGCCCGTCATCATCTTCCCGTCGCCCGCCGGTGAGCGGTTCACGCAGGCCACCGCGCGCGAACTCTCGACCGCCTCACACCTCGTCTTCGGGTGCGGACGCTACGAGGGCATCGACGAGCGGGTGTTCGACTACGCCGCCGAGCTCGGGGACGTCCGTCTGATCAGCCTCGGCGACTACGTGCTGAACGGGGGAGAGGTCGCCGTCATGGCGATGGTGGAGGCGATCGGCCGACTCATCCCCGGTGTCGTCGGCAATCCCGAGAGCCTCGTCGAGGAATCGCACGAAGACGGCCTGCTCGAATACCCCTCCTTCACCAAGCCCGCCGTCTGGCGCGAGCGCGAGGTGCCGCCCGTCCTGTTGAGTGGCAACCACGGCGCCGTCGCCGCCTGGCGGCGCGAGCAGCAGCTCGTCCGCACGCGCGAGCGCCGCCCCGACCTGCTTCCCGACTGA
- the rimM gene encoding ribosome maturation factor RimM (Essential for efficient processing of 16S rRNA): protein MAAGDTAGAQPAKTQLRVGRLVKAHGLKGAFKLELYTDDPDGRFVPGSTFTLQVPESSPWHGRELTVREFRWMNSHPVVFFEGVDDRTVAEELVKAILWIDQDLETAPVEDDAWYDHQLVGLDVVRDGAIIGRVVRVDHFPAQDLLIIRPSGEDREVLVPFVSAIVPEVDIAGGRVVVTPPTGLFEDLAPEADEAESAPDPSALDADDPDVVDPDESTDARKD from the coding sequence ATGGCGGCCGGCGACACCGCGGGCGCGCAGCCCGCCAAGACCCAGCTGCGGGTCGGACGCCTCGTGAAGGCCCACGGCCTGAAGGGCGCGTTCAAGCTCGAGCTGTACACCGACGATCCCGACGGCCGCTTCGTCCCGGGCAGCACGTTCACCCTGCAGGTGCCCGAATCGTCGCCGTGGCATGGCCGCGAGCTGACGGTTCGCGAGTTCCGCTGGATGAACTCCCACCCCGTCGTGTTCTTCGAGGGCGTCGACGACCGCACGGTCGCCGAGGAGCTCGTGAAGGCCATCCTCTGGATCGACCAGGACCTCGAGACTGCGCCCGTGGAGGACGACGCCTGGTACGACCACCAGCTGGTGGGCCTCGACGTCGTGCGCGACGGGGCGATCATCGGCCGCGTCGTGCGGGTCGACCACTTCCCCGCGCAGGACCTGCTGATCATCCGCCCTTCGGGTGAGGACCGCGAGGTGCTGGTGCCGTTCGTGAGCGCTATCGTGCCGGAGGTCGACATCGCCGGCGGGCGCGTCGTCGTCACCCCGCCCACGGGCCTGTTCGAAGACCTCGCTCCCGAGGCCGACGAAGCGGAGTCCGCTCCCGACCCCTCAGCGCTCGACGCGGACGACCCTGACGTCGTCGACCCCGACGAGTCCACCGACGCTCGCAAGGACTGA
- a CDS encoding RNA-binding protein: MLSAALEHVVKGIVDHPDAVTIRSSTSPRGDVLEVRVHPDDRGRVIGRGGRTAKALRTLITALADGRRVRVDVADD; this comes from the coding sequence GTGCTGTCTGCCGCGCTCGAACACGTCGTCAAGGGGATCGTCGATCACCCGGATGCCGTGACCATCCGTTCCAGTACGTCTCCTCGTGGCGATGTGCTGGAGGTTCGCGTGCACCCCGATGACCGGGGTCGCGTGATCGGGCGCGGCGGACGCACCGCCAAGGCGCTGCGCACACTCATCACCGCCCTCGCAGACGGTCGCCGCGTGCGCGTCGACGTCGCCGACGACTGA
- the rpsP gene encoding 30S ribosomal protein S16 — protein sequence MAVKIRLKRLGKIRAPYYRIVVADSRTKRDGRVIEEIGKYHPTEEPSFIEVDSERAQYWLSVGAQPTEQVAAILKLTGDWGKFKGDKDAVSTVKVREPKAAFEADSSKKSVVKPKAEKKADEAPAEDAAETSAE from the coding sequence GTGGCTGTCAAGATCCGTCTCAAGCGCCTCGGAAAGATCCGCGCGCCCTACTACCGCATCGTCGTCGCCGACTCGCGCACCAAGCGCGACGGTCGTGTGATCGAGGAGATCGGCAAGTACCACCCGACCGAGGAGCCCTCGTTCATCGAGGTCGACTCGGAGCGTGCGCAGTACTGGCTCTCGGTCGGTGCGCAGCCGACCGAGCAGGTCGCCGCCATCCTCAAGCTCACGGGCGACTGGGGCAAGTTCAAGGGCGACAAGGACGCCGTGTCCACCGTCAAGGTGCGCGAGCCCAAGGCCGCGTTCGAGGCCGACTCCTCGAAGAAGTCGGTCGTCAAGCCCAAGGCCGAGAAGAAGGCCGACGAGGCGCCCGCTGAGGACGCCGCCGAGACCTCGGCCGAGTAA